A genomic stretch from Trichlorobacter lovleyi includes:
- the bet gene encoding phage recombination protein Bet, whose translation MANNQGVQTLPAIVTQAFTPEQIEVIDRQFFPAGVSAAERDYCFSVAANLGLNPLVKEIMFVPRRQKIKENNTERWVEKIEPMVGRDGYLVIAHKNHAFDGVDATTCVKEVPKLVNGEWTMVKTLVATGRAYRKDFNRPFEVEVAYHEYVQTNADGKPTQFWASKPDTMLKKVAESQALRKAFNIHGVYSPEELGVGVVTEDGNLVLDKDSVSAPREDARPFQKAPADFSQQQTGAVVHEGAEQVIDAVIEGGGVVSDSVAETVVVGESVVGGQVAQASVGVASPAGEPVQELGLFDSMSAPTSVPVISHSQCQQLLEMVKDVGADEVGFLTHLGITTMYELPANRFGEAVTLLERKRVANEKAAAKEKEEAGKERMTMSQVLAALALRNIPVQTDEEAKLVHATPALDDKTSIALLKGMGFAKQGRSWVFQEK comes from the coding sequence ATGGCAAACAACCAAGGTGTACAAACGTTGCCTGCAATCGTAACTCAGGCATTTACTCCTGAACAGATTGAAGTGATTGACCGTCAGTTTTTCCCGGCTGGTGTGTCTGCCGCAGAGCGAGACTACTGTTTCTCTGTGGCGGCTAATCTGGGGCTTAATCCGTTGGTTAAAGAGATTATGTTTGTGCCTCGGCGCCAAAAGATTAAGGAAAATAACACCGAGCGCTGGGTGGAGAAGATTGAGCCAATGGTTGGACGTGATGGCTATCTGGTGATTGCTCATAAAAACCATGCATTCGATGGTGTTGATGCCACGACCTGTGTCAAGGAGGTCCCGAAGTTGGTTAACGGTGAGTGGACTATGGTTAAGACGCTCGTTGCGACAGGGCGTGCTTATCGCAAGGACTTCAATCGCCCGTTTGAGGTTGAGGTTGCGTACCATGAGTATGTGCAGACAAACGCCGACGGCAAGCCAACCCAGTTTTGGGCGTCAAAGCCTGACACCATGCTCAAGAAGGTCGCGGAGTCTCAGGCGCTGCGCAAGGCGTTTAATATCCACGGTGTTTATTCTCCTGAGGAGCTGGGTGTAGGTGTAGTTACTGAGGATGGAAACCTGGTGCTTGATAAGGATTCTGTTTCCGCGCCTCGTGAGGATGCACGCCCTTTTCAGAAGGCTCCCGCTGATTTTTCTCAGCAGCAGACGGGGGCAGTGGTGCATGAAGGCGCTGAGCAGGTAATCGATGCGGTGATTGAGGGTGGTGGGGTGGTAAGTGATTCGGTAGCCGAAACAGTTGTGGTTGGCGAATCAGTGGTGGGGGGGCAGGTGGCTCAAGCCTCTGTGGGAGTAGCTTCGCCTGCAGGTGAGCCGGTTCAGGAGCTGGGTCTTTTTGACTCTATGTCTGCTCCAACGTCTGTTCCTGTAATTTCCCACTCACAGTGCCAGCAGTTGCTGGAAATGGTTAAGGATGTTGGCGCTGACGAGGTTGGTTTTCTGACCCACCTCGGGATTACCACTATGTATGAGCTGCCTGCAAATAGGTTCGGCGAGGCAGTGACTCTTCTGGAGCGGAAGCGTGTGGCCAACGAGAAGGCTGCCGCCAAAGAAAAGGAAGAGGCTGGTAAGGAGCGGATGACGATGTCGCAGGTTCTCGCTGCGCTGGCGCTTCGCAATATTCCTGTGCAGACCGATGAGGAAGCTAAGTTGGTGCACGCTACCCCGGCCCTTGATGATAAGACATCTATTGCTCTTTTAAAGGGTATGGGTTTCGCAAAACAGGGCCGATCTTGGGTGTTCCAGGAGAAGTAG